TCTGTTGCTCGCCGTCGCCTCCACCTGCCTTGTGCTGCTGACCAGTTGGGGCGGTACGGAGTACGCGTGGGGCTCGCGGGTCGTCCTCGGACTCGCCGCGGGAGCCGTCGCCTCGACCGCGCTCTTCCTCGTCGCCGAGCACCGCGCGGCCGAACCCCTCATCCCGCTGCGGCTGTTCCGCGACGGCGTCTTCAACGTCACCGCTCTCGTGGGGGTGATCGTCGGCGTCGCCCTCTTCGGCGCGGCCAGCTATCTGCCCACGTACCTGCAGATGGTCGACGGCGCCAGCGCAACCGAGTCCGGTCTGCTCATGCTGCCCATGATGGGCGGCATCGTCGGCGCCTCGGTCGTCTCGGGGCACCTCATCAGCCGCAGCGGTCGTTACAAGATCTATCCGATCCTCGGCGGTGCCCTGTCGGTCCTCGGCATGTGGCTGCTCTCACGGCTCGAAGCCGACACGCCCCGGCTGCACTACAGCGTGTGGATGGCCCTGCTCGGCGCCGGGATCGGCCTCGTCATGCCGGTGCTGATCCTCGCCGTGCAGAACTCCGTGCACCCGCACGACCTCGGCACCGCGACCAGCGCCAACAACTACTTCCGGCAGATCGGCGGCAGCGTCGGCGCGGCGGTCTTCGGCACCCTCTTCGCGGACCGGCTCGCCGACTCCCTCGCCGACCGGCTGCCCGCCGGGGCCGGTGCGCCCGACCCCGAGTCCATCACCCCGCAGCTCGTCCACGCACTGCCCGCCGCACTGCGGGACGGCTACATCGCGGCGTACACCGACGCGATGCCGCGGATCTTCCTCTACCTCGTGCCGGTGCTCGTCCTCGGCCTGCTCGTCGCCTTCTTCCTCAAGGAGAAACCGCTGGTGTCCCACCACACCCCCACCGCAGCGCCCGAGACCGCCGTGCCGGTCAACGCCCCGCTGCCCGGCGCCCGTTCGTCGTACGCCGCCGGGATTCCCGTCTGCGGCACCGTGCAGCATCCCGACGGCACCGTCGTGCCGCGCGCCGCGCTCACCCTCATCGATGTCGCGGGGCAACAGATCGGGCGGGGCGCGAGCGGCGAGGACGGCCGGTACGCGCTGTCGACGCCCGGCGCGGGGTCGTACGTCCTGATCGCCGCGGCCGGCGGGCACCAGCCGCAGGCGGTCAGTGTCACCGTCGGGGAACGGCCGGTGGAACTGGACGTGGTCCTCGGCGGCGCGGGGCGGCTGGCCGGGAGCGTCGTCACGGCGGACGGGACTCCGGTGCGGGACGCCACCGTCACGCTCACCAATGTGCACGGGGAGGTGGTCGCCGCGACGCGCAGCGGACGGGAGGGCGGCTACGTCATCACGGAGCTGGTGGCGGGGGAGTACACGCTGGCGGGGAGCGCTCCGGCGTTCCGCCCGGCCGCGCTGCCGGTGAGCGTCCAGGCCGCGCGCGAGACGCGGCAGGACGTCGAGCTGGCGGGCGGTGCGGTGCTGCGGGGGACCGTGCGGGCGAGCGGGGGGCGGCCGGTCGAGGACGCGCGGGTGACGTTGCTCGACGCGGCGGGGAACGTGGTGGACACGCTGACCACCGGGGGTGACGGGGCGTTCCGGTTCATCGACCTCTCGTCGGGGGAGTACACGGTGATCGCGGCGGGGTACCCGCCCGTGGCCACGGTGTTGCAGGTGGCGGGGGGTGGGCGTACTGAGCGGAACCTACAGCTGGGGCACGAGGACGGGTGAGGGGGTGCCTGTCACCGGCCCCCGGTTGAAGGATTGCGCCGTTCCCCGCGCCCCCAAGAGCGGAAGGACTGCGCCGTTCCCCGCGCCCCTGGAAGCCGAGAGACTGCGCCGTTTCCCGCGCCCCCAAGGGCGGAAGGATTGCGCCGTTCCCCGCGCCCCCAAGAGCGGAAAGATTGCGCC
This sequence is a window from Streptomyces ortus. Protein-coding genes within it:
- a CDS encoding MFS transporter, with translation MGGTALVESGRDVSSPAPDTPQAPPDLPQLETLSPRRVRLVFFALMLALLLAALEQMIVATALPKIVGELHGLDKMSWAITAYLLTSTVGLPVYGKLGDLYGRKGVFQFAIVVFVIGSALAGWSRTMDQLIAFRALQGVGAGGLMIGVQAIIADVVPARERARFMGMIGAAFGLASVAGPLLGGYFTDHLSWRWCFYVNVPFGLITLAVVAAVLELPKPTARPRLDVLGALLLAVASTCLVLLTSWGGTEYAWGSRVVLGLAAGAVASTALFLVAEHRAAEPLIPLRLFRDGVFNVTALVGVIVGVALFGAASYLPTYLQMVDGASATESGLLMLPMMGGIVGASVVSGHLISRSGRYKIYPILGGALSVLGMWLLSRLEADTPRLHYSVWMALLGAGIGLVMPVLILAVQNSVHPHDLGTATSANNYFRQIGGSVGAAVFGTLFADRLADSLADRLPAGAGAPDPESITPQLVHALPAALRDGYIAAYTDAMPRIFLYLVPVLVLGLLVAFFLKEKPLVSHHTPTAAPETAVPVNAPLPGARSSYAAGIPVCGTVQHPDGTVVPRAALTLIDVAGQQIGRGASGEDGRYALSTPGAGSYVLIAAAGGHQPQAVSVTVGERPVELDVVLGGAGRLAGSVVTADGTPVRDATVTLTNVHGEVVAATRSGREGGYVITELVAGEYTLAGSAPAFRPAALPVSVQAARETRQDVELAGGAVLRGTVRASGGRPVEDARVTLLDAAGNVVDTLTTGGDGAFRFIDLSSGEYTVIAAGYPPVATVLQVAGGGRTERNLQLGHEDG